A region of Massilia sp. KIM DNA encodes the following proteins:
- a CDS encoding glucose 1-dehydrogenase has product MHKLKGKVAIVTGASKGIGAGIARQLAAEGAKLVVNYVSSRSGADKVVADIEAAGGEAIAVAADVTRKEEVDALVKSAIARFGRLDIVVNNSGVYEFARIEDTTEALYRKQFDINVLGALLVAGAAAPFLERGGSIVNISSNVTRVLPVESAIYTGTKGAIDAITGVLARELGPRGIRVNAVSPGLVETEGSHAAGAIGSEFQAWNESLTPLGRIGQVEDIAPIVSYLASVDARWVTGEIILGSGGMR; this is encoded by the coding sequence ATGCACAAGTTGAAAGGCAAAGTCGCCATCGTCACTGGCGCGTCCAAAGGGATAGGCGCCGGCATCGCCCGTCAGCTCGCGGCCGAGGGCGCCAAACTGGTCGTCAATTACGTCTCGAGCAGGAGCGGCGCGGACAAGGTGGTGGCCGACATCGAGGCCGCCGGTGGCGAGGCCATCGCGGTGGCTGCGGACGTCACCCGGAAAGAGGAAGTCGACGCCCTGGTCAAGTCGGCGATCGCCCGTTTCGGCCGCCTGGACATCGTGGTGAACAATTCCGGCGTCTATGAATTCGCCAGAATCGAGGACACCACGGAAGCGCTCTACCGCAAGCAGTTCGATATCAACGTCCTCGGCGCCCTGCTGGTCGCCGGCGCCGCCGCGCCGTTTCTGGAGCGGGGCGGCAGCATCGTCAACATCAGTTCCAACGTCACGCGCGTGCTCCCGGTCGAAAGCGCCATCTACACCGGCACCAAGGGAGCGATCGACGCCATCACCGGCGTGCTCGCACGCGAACTCGGACCGCGCGGCATCCGCGTCAACGCCGTGAGTCCCGGGCTGGTCGAAACCGAAGGCAGCCACGCCGCCGGGGCGATCGGCTCCGAGTTCCAGGCCTGGAACGAGAGCTTGACCCCGCTCGGCCGCATCGGGCAGGTAGAGGACATCGCCCCGATCGTGTCCTACCTCGCATCGGTCGACGCCCGCTGGGTGACCGGGGAAATCATTCTGGGCTCGGGCGGCATGCGCTGA